The following proteins are encoded in a genomic region of Gymnogyps californianus isolate 813 chromosome 19, ASM1813914v2, whole genome shotgun sequence:
- the EXOC7 gene encoding exocyst complex component 7 isoform X7, protein MIPTEEVSARRREIEDKLKQEEETLSFIKESLEKSDQLTKNMVSILSSFESRLMKLENSIIPVHKQTENLQRLQENVEKTLSCLDHVISYYHVAKDTEKIIKEGPTGRLEEYLNCMDKIQKAVEYFQDNNPDSPELNRVKSLFERGKESLESEFRSLMTRHTKPVPPILILDLISGDDEMETQEEMSLEHLPESVLHDIIRISGWLVENGRNQDFMTVYFQIRSVQLDRSIKGLKDHFRKNSSSTGVPYSPAIQNKRKDTPTKKPIKRPGTIRKAQNLLKQYSQHGLDGKKGASNLIPMEGRDDVFDIEIDAYIHCVSAFVKLAQSEYQLLTEIVPEHHQKKTFDSLIQESLDNLIMEGDNIVSAARKAIIRHDYSAVLTIFPILKHLKQMKPEFDQVLQGTAAGTKNKLPGLITSMETTGAKALEEFADNIKNDPDKEYNMPKDGTVHELTSNAILFLQQLLDFQETAGAMLASQETSSSASSYSSEFSRRLLSTYICKVLGNLQLNLLSKSKVYEDPALSAIFLHNNYNYILKSLEKSELIQLVAVTQKTAERSYRELIEQQIQTYQRSWLKVIDYILERNLPVFQPGVKLKDKERQMIKERFKGFNDGLEELCKIQKAWAIPDMEQRDKIRQAQKTIVKETYGAFLNRYGNVPFTKNPEKYIKYQVDQVGEMIEKLFDTSA, encoded by the exons ATGATCCCCACCGAGGAGGTGTCGGCCCGCAGGAGGGAGATCGAGGACAAGCTTAAGCAG GAAGAAGAAACTCTGTCCTTTATCAAAGAGAGCCTTGAGAAGAGTGATCAGCTTACAAAGAACATG GTTTCTATCCTCTCCTCCTTTGAAAGTCGTTTGATGAAGCTGGAGAACTCGATCATCCCTGTCCATAAACAGACAGAGAACCTGCAGCGCTTGCAGGAGAATGTGGAGAAGACCCTGTCCTGCTTGGATCATGTCATCAGTTACTACCATGTGGCTAAGGACACAGAGAAGATCATAAAGGAAGG cccCACTGGGAGGCTGGAGGAATACTTGAATTGCATGGACAAAATCCAGAAGGCAGTGGAGTACTTCCAGGACAACAATCCAGACAGCCCGGAGCTGAACCGTGTG AAATCCCTCTTTGAGAGGGGCAAGGAGTCCCTGGAATCAGAGTTCCGCAGCTTGATGACCCGACACACCAAGCCGGTCCCACCCATCCTCATCCTGGACCTGATCAGTGGGGACGATGAAATGGAGACGCAGGAGGAGATGTCTCTGGAGCACCTCCCAGAGAGCGTCCTGCATGATATCATCCGCATTTCTGGCTGGCTGGTGGAAAACGGCAGGAATCAAG ATTTCATGACTGTTTACTTCCAAATCCGCTCTGTCCAGCTCGACCGCTCCATCAAGGGGCTGAAAGACCATTTCCGTAAGAACAGTTCCTCCACGGGGGTGCCGTATTCCCCTGCCATTCAGAACAAAAGGAAGGACACCCCCACCAAAAAGCCAATCAAGAGACCAG gcacGATCCGTAAGGCTCAGAACCTTCTGAAACAGTACTCTCAGCATGGTCTAGATGGGAAAAAGGGGGCCTCTAACCTCATTCCTATGGAAG GGAGGGATGACGTCTTCGATATCGAGATTGATGCGTACATTCACTGCGTTAGTGCCTTTGTCAAACTAGCCCAGAGCGAATACCAGCTCCTGACAGAAATCGTCCCGGAGCACCACCAGAAGAAGACCTTTGATTCTCTCATCCAG GAGTCATTAGATAACTTGATCATGGAGGGGGATAATATTGTCTCAGCTGCCCGGAAAGCCATCATCCGACACGACTATTCAGCTGTGCTCACCATCTTCCCCATCCTTAAGCATCTTAAGCAGATGAAGCCAGAATTTGACCAGGTCTTGCAG GGAACTGCAGCAGGCACTAAGAACAAACTGCCAGGGTTGATCACTTCCATGGAGACCACTGGTGCGAAGGCACTGGAAGAGTTTGCAGACAACATTAAG AATGATCCAGACAAGGAATATAACATGCCAAAAGATGGGACAGTTCATGAACTCACCAGCAAC GCCATCCTTTTCCTACAGCAATTGTTGGATTTCCAGGAGACGGCGGGTGCCATGCTGGCATCGCAAG AGACCAGCTCTTCAGCTAGCAGTTACAGTTCAGAGTTCAGCAGGCGGCTGCTGAGCACCTACATCT GCAAAGTGCTGGGCAACTTGCAGCTTAACCTTCTTAGTAAATCCAAGGTTTATGAAGACCCGGCTTTGAGTGCCATATTTCTGCACAACAACTACAACTACATTCTGAAATCTCTGGAAAA gtCTGAGCTGATCCAGTTGGTAGCCGTGACACAGAAGACAGCTGAGAGGTCTTACCGGGAGCTCATTGAACAGCAGATCCAGACCTACCAGCGCAG CTGGTTGAAGGTGATAGATTACATCTTGGAGAGAAACCTGCCCGTCTTTCAACCAGGAGTGAAG CTCAAGGATAAGGAGAGGCAGATGATAAAGGAGCGCTTTAAG GGTTTTAATGATGGGCTGGAGGAGCTATGTAAGATCCAGAAGGCCTGGGCAATCCCAGACATGGAGCAACGGGACAAAATCCGCCAGGCACAGAAAACCATTGTGAAAGAGACTTATGGTGCCTTCTTGAACAG ATACGGCAACGTGCCCTTCACCAAGAACCCTGAGAAGTACATCAAATACCAGGTTGACCAGGTGGGGGAGATGATCGAGAAGCTGTTTGACACATCAGCATAA
- the EXOC7 gene encoding exocyst complex component 7 isoform X8 has translation MIPTEEVSARRREIEDKLKQEEETLSFIKESLEKSDQLTKNMVSILSSFESRLMKLENSIIPVHKQTENLQRLQENVEKTLSCLDHVISYYHVAKDTEKIIKEGPTGRLEEYLNCMDKIQKAVEYFQDNNPDSPELNRVKSLFERGKESLESEFRSLMTRHTKPVPPILILDLISGDDEMETQEEMSLEHLPESVLHDIIRISGWLVENGRNQDFMTVYFQIRSVQLDRSIKGLKDHFRKNSSSTGVPYSPAIQNKRKDTPTKKPIKRPGTIRKAQNLLKQYSQHGLDGKKGASNLIPMEGRDDVFDIEIDAYIHCVSAFVKLAQSEYQLLTEIVPEHHQKKTFDSLIQESLDNLIMEGDNIVSAARKAIIRHDYSAVLTIFPILKHLKQMKPEFDQVLQGTAAGTKNKLPGLITSMETTGAKALEEFADNIKNDPDKEYNMPKDGTVHELTSNAILFLQQLLDFQETAGAMLASQVLGDTYNIPLDPRETSSSASSYSSEFSRRLLSTYICKVLGNLQLNLLSKSKVYEDPALSAIFLHNNYNYILKSLEKSELIQLVAVTQKTAERSYRELIEQQIQTYQRSWLKVIDYILERNLPVFQPGVKLKDKERQMIKERFKGFNDGLEELCKIQKAWAIPDMEQRDKIRQAQKTIVKETYGAFLNRYGNVPFTKNPEKYIKYQVDQVGEMIEKLFDTSA, from the exons ATGATCCCCACCGAGGAGGTGTCGGCCCGCAGGAGGGAGATCGAGGACAAGCTTAAGCAG GAAGAAGAAACTCTGTCCTTTATCAAAGAGAGCCTTGAGAAGAGTGATCAGCTTACAAAGAACATG GTTTCTATCCTCTCCTCCTTTGAAAGTCGTTTGATGAAGCTGGAGAACTCGATCATCCCTGTCCATAAACAGACAGAGAACCTGCAGCGCTTGCAGGAGAATGTGGAGAAGACCCTGTCCTGCTTGGATCATGTCATCAGTTACTACCATGTGGCTAAGGACACAGAGAAGATCATAAAGGAAGG cccCACTGGGAGGCTGGAGGAATACTTGAATTGCATGGACAAAATCCAGAAGGCAGTGGAGTACTTCCAGGACAACAATCCAGACAGCCCGGAGCTGAACCGTGTG AAATCCCTCTTTGAGAGGGGCAAGGAGTCCCTGGAATCAGAGTTCCGCAGCTTGATGACCCGACACACCAAGCCGGTCCCACCCATCCTCATCCTGGACCTGATCAGTGGGGACGATGAAATGGAGACGCAGGAGGAGATGTCTCTGGAGCACCTCCCAGAGAGCGTCCTGCATGATATCATCCGCATTTCTGGCTGGCTGGTGGAAAACGGCAGGAATCAAG ATTTCATGACTGTTTACTTCCAAATCCGCTCTGTCCAGCTCGACCGCTCCATCAAGGGGCTGAAAGACCATTTCCGTAAGAACAGTTCCTCCACGGGGGTGCCGTATTCCCCTGCCATTCAGAACAAAAGGAAGGACACCCCCACCAAAAAGCCAATCAAGAGACCAG gcacGATCCGTAAGGCTCAGAACCTTCTGAAACAGTACTCTCAGCATGGTCTAGATGGGAAAAAGGGGGCCTCTAACCTCATTCCTATGGAAG GGAGGGATGACGTCTTCGATATCGAGATTGATGCGTACATTCACTGCGTTAGTGCCTTTGTCAAACTAGCCCAGAGCGAATACCAGCTCCTGACAGAAATCGTCCCGGAGCACCACCAGAAGAAGACCTTTGATTCTCTCATCCAG GAGTCATTAGATAACTTGATCATGGAGGGGGATAATATTGTCTCAGCTGCCCGGAAAGCCATCATCCGACACGACTATTCAGCTGTGCTCACCATCTTCCCCATCCTTAAGCATCTTAAGCAGATGAAGCCAGAATTTGACCAGGTCTTGCAG GGAACTGCAGCAGGCACTAAGAACAAACTGCCAGGGTTGATCACTTCCATGGAGACCACTGGTGCGAAGGCACTGGAAGAGTTTGCAGACAACATTAAG AATGATCCAGACAAGGAATATAACATGCCAAAAGATGGGACAGTTCATGAACTCACCAGCAAC GCCATCCTTTTCCTACAGCAATTGTTGGATTTCCAGGAGACGGCGGGTGCCATGCTGGCATCGCAAG TTCTTGGGGACACATACAATATTCCTTTAGATCCCAGAG AGACCAGCTCTTCAGCTAGCAGTTACAGTTCAGAGTTCAGCAGGCGGCTGCTGAGCACCTACATCT GCAAAGTGCTGGGCAACTTGCAGCTTAACCTTCTTAGTAAATCCAAGGTTTATGAAGACCCGGCTTTGAGTGCCATATTTCTGCACAACAACTACAACTACATTCTGAAATCTCTGGAAAA gtCTGAGCTGATCCAGTTGGTAGCCGTGACACAGAAGACAGCTGAGAGGTCTTACCGGGAGCTCATTGAACAGCAGATCCAGACCTACCAGCGCAG CTGGTTGAAGGTGATAGATTACATCTTGGAGAGAAACCTGCCCGTCTTTCAACCAGGAGTGAAG CTCAAGGATAAGGAGAGGCAGATGATAAAGGAGCGCTTTAAG GGTTTTAATGATGGGCTGGAGGAGCTATGTAAGATCCAGAAGGCCTGGGCAATCCCAGACATGGAGCAACGGGACAAAATCCGCCAGGCACAGAAAACCATTGTGAAAGAGACTTATGGTGCCTTCTTGAACAG ATACGGCAACGTGCCCTTCACCAAGAACCCTGAGAAGTACATCAAATACCAGGTTGACCAGGTGGGGGAGATGATCGAGAAGCTGTTTGACACATCAGCATAA
- the EXOC7 gene encoding exocyst complex component 7 isoform X3 has translation MIPTEEVSARRREIEDKLKQEEETLSFIKESLEKSDQLTKNMVSILSSFESRLMKLENSIIPVHKQTENLQRLQENVEKTLSCLDHVISYYHVAKDTEKIIKEGPTGRLEEYLNCMDKIQKAVEYFQDNNPDSPELNRVKSLFERGKESLESEFRSLMTRHTKPVPPILILDLISGDDEMETQEEMSLEHLPESVLHDIIRISGWLVENGRNQDFMTVYFQIRSVQLDRSIKGLKDHFRKNSSSTGVPYSPAIQNKRKDTPTKKPIKRPGTIRKAQNLLKQYSQHGLDGKKGASNLIPMEGHEHDLRVKHLSDTLSDKHGPAAGRDDVFDIEIDAYIHCVSAFVKLAQSEYQLLTEIVPEHHQKKTFDSLIQESLDNLIMEGDNIVSAARKAIIRHDYSAVLTIFPILKHLKQMKPEFDQVLQGTAAGTKNKLPGLITSMETTGAKALEEFADNIKNDPDKEYNMPKDGTVHELTSNAILFLQQLLDFQETAGAMLASQETSSSASSYSSEFSRRLLSTYICKVLGNLQLNLLSKSKVYEDPALSAIFLHNNYNYILKSLEKSELIQLVAVTQKTAERSYRELIEQQIQTYQRSWLKVIDYILERNLPVFQPGVKLKDKERQMIKERFKGFNDGLEELCKIQKAWAIPDMEQRDKIRQAQKTIVKETYGAFLNRYGNVPFTKNPEKYIKYQVDQVGEMIEKLFDTSA, from the exons ATGATCCCCACCGAGGAGGTGTCGGCCCGCAGGAGGGAGATCGAGGACAAGCTTAAGCAG GAAGAAGAAACTCTGTCCTTTATCAAAGAGAGCCTTGAGAAGAGTGATCAGCTTACAAAGAACATG GTTTCTATCCTCTCCTCCTTTGAAAGTCGTTTGATGAAGCTGGAGAACTCGATCATCCCTGTCCATAAACAGACAGAGAACCTGCAGCGCTTGCAGGAGAATGTGGAGAAGACCCTGTCCTGCTTGGATCATGTCATCAGTTACTACCATGTGGCTAAGGACACAGAGAAGATCATAAAGGAAGG cccCACTGGGAGGCTGGAGGAATACTTGAATTGCATGGACAAAATCCAGAAGGCAGTGGAGTACTTCCAGGACAACAATCCAGACAGCCCGGAGCTGAACCGTGTG AAATCCCTCTTTGAGAGGGGCAAGGAGTCCCTGGAATCAGAGTTCCGCAGCTTGATGACCCGACACACCAAGCCGGTCCCACCCATCCTCATCCTGGACCTGATCAGTGGGGACGATGAAATGGAGACGCAGGAGGAGATGTCTCTGGAGCACCTCCCAGAGAGCGTCCTGCATGATATCATCCGCATTTCTGGCTGGCTGGTGGAAAACGGCAGGAATCAAG ATTTCATGACTGTTTACTTCCAAATCCGCTCTGTCCAGCTCGACCGCTCCATCAAGGGGCTGAAAGACCATTTCCGTAAGAACAGTTCCTCCACGGGGGTGCCGTATTCCCCTGCCATTCAGAACAAAAGGAAGGACACCCCCACCAAAAAGCCAATCAAGAGACCAG gcacGATCCGTAAGGCTCAGAACCTTCTGAAACAGTACTCTCAGCATGGTCTAGATGGGAAAAAGGGGGCCTCTAACCTCATTCCTATGGAAG GTCATGAGCATGATTTACGAGTTAAACACCTTTCCGATACCCTGAGCGACAAGCATGGGCCGGCTGCTG GGAGGGATGACGTCTTCGATATCGAGATTGATGCGTACATTCACTGCGTTAGTGCCTTTGTCAAACTAGCCCAGAGCGAATACCAGCTCCTGACAGAAATCGTCCCGGAGCACCACCAGAAGAAGACCTTTGATTCTCTCATCCAG GAGTCATTAGATAACTTGATCATGGAGGGGGATAATATTGTCTCAGCTGCCCGGAAAGCCATCATCCGACACGACTATTCAGCTGTGCTCACCATCTTCCCCATCCTTAAGCATCTTAAGCAGATGAAGCCAGAATTTGACCAGGTCTTGCAG GGAACTGCAGCAGGCACTAAGAACAAACTGCCAGGGTTGATCACTTCCATGGAGACCACTGGTGCGAAGGCACTGGAAGAGTTTGCAGACAACATTAAG AATGATCCAGACAAGGAATATAACATGCCAAAAGATGGGACAGTTCATGAACTCACCAGCAAC GCCATCCTTTTCCTACAGCAATTGTTGGATTTCCAGGAGACGGCGGGTGCCATGCTGGCATCGCAAG AGACCAGCTCTTCAGCTAGCAGTTACAGTTCAGAGTTCAGCAGGCGGCTGCTGAGCACCTACATCT GCAAAGTGCTGGGCAACTTGCAGCTTAACCTTCTTAGTAAATCCAAGGTTTATGAAGACCCGGCTTTGAGTGCCATATTTCTGCACAACAACTACAACTACATTCTGAAATCTCTGGAAAA gtCTGAGCTGATCCAGTTGGTAGCCGTGACACAGAAGACAGCTGAGAGGTCTTACCGGGAGCTCATTGAACAGCAGATCCAGACCTACCAGCGCAG CTGGTTGAAGGTGATAGATTACATCTTGGAGAGAAACCTGCCCGTCTTTCAACCAGGAGTGAAG CTCAAGGATAAGGAGAGGCAGATGATAAAGGAGCGCTTTAAG GGTTTTAATGATGGGCTGGAGGAGCTATGTAAGATCCAGAAGGCCTGGGCAATCCCAGACATGGAGCAACGGGACAAAATCCGCCAGGCACAGAAAACCATTGTGAAAGAGACTTATGGTGCCTTCTTGAACAG ATACGGCAACGTGCCCTTCACCAAGAACCCTGAGAAGTACATCAAATACCAGGTTGACCAGGTGGGGGAGATGATCGAGAAGCTGTTTGACACATCAGCATAA
- the EXOC7 gene encoding exocyst complex component 7 isoform X4: MIPTEEVSARRREIEDKLKQEEETLSFIKESLEKSDQLTKNMVSILSSFESRLMKLENSIIPVHKQTENLQRLQENVEKTLSCLDHVISYYHVAKDTEKIIKEGPTGRLEEYLNCMDKIQKAVEYFQDNNPDSPELNRVKSLFERGKESLESEFRSLMTRHTKPVPPILILDLISGDDEMETQEEMSLEHLPESVLHDIIRISGWLVENGRNQDFMTVYFQIRSVQLDRSIKGLKDHFRKNSSSTGVPYSPAIQNKRKDTPTKKPIKRPGTIRKAQNLLKQYSQHGLDGKKGASNLIPMEGHEHDLRVKHLSDTLSDKHGPAAGRDDVFDIEIDAYIHCVSAFVKLAQSEYQLLTEIVPEHHQKKTFDSLIQESLDNLIMEGDNIVSAARKAIIRHDYSAVLTIFPILKHLKQMKPEFDQVLQGTAAGTKNKLPGLITSMETTGAKALEEFADNIKNDPDKEYNMPKDGTVHELTSNAILFLQQLLDFQETAGAMLASQVLGDTYNIPLDPRETSSSASSYSSEFSRRLLSTYICKVLGNLQLNLLSKSKVYEDPALSAIFLHNNYNYILKSLEKSELIQLVAVTQKTAERSYRELIEQQIQTYQRSWLKVIDYILERNLPVFQPGVKLKDKERQMIKERFKGFNDGLEELCKIQKAWAIPDMEQRDKIRQAQKTIVKETYGAFLNRYGNVPFTKNPEKYIKYQVDQVGEMIEKLFDTSA; the protein is encoded by the exons ATGATCCCCACCGAGGAGGTGTCGGCCCGCAGGAGGGAGATCGAGGACAAGCTTAAGCAG GAAGAAGAAACTCTGTCCTTTATCAAAGAGAGCCTTGAGAAGAGTGATCAGCTTACAAAGAACATG GTTTCTATCCTCTCCTCCTTTGAAAGTCGTTTGATGAAGCTGGAGAACTCGATCATCCCTGTCCATAAACAGACAGAGAACCTGCAGCGCTTGCAGGAGAATGTGGAGAAGACCCTGTCCTGCTTGGATCATGTCATCAGTTACTACCATGTGGCTAAGGACACAGAGAAGATCATAAAGGAAGG cccCACTGGGAGGCTGGAGGAATACTTGAATTGCATGGACAAAATCCAGAAGGCAGTGGAGTACTTCCAGGACAACAATCCAGACAGCCCGGAGCTGAACCGTGTG AAATCCCTCTTTGAGAGGGGCAAGGAGTCCCTGGAATCAGAGTTCCGCAGCTTGATGACCCGACACACCAAGCCGGTCCCACCCATCCTCATCCTGGACCTGATCAGTGGGGACGATGAAATGGAGACGCAGGAGGAGATGTCTCTGGAGCACCTCCCAGAGAGCGTCCTGCATGATATCATCCGCATTTCTGGCTGGCTGGTGGAAAACGGCAGGAATCAAG ATTTCATGACTGTTTACTTCCAAATCCGCTCTGTCCAGCTCGACCGCTCCATCAAGGGGCTGAAAGACCATTTCCGTAAGAACAGTTCCTCCACGGGGGTGCCGTATTCCCCTGCCATTCAGAACAAAAGGAAGGACACCCCCACCAAAAAGCCAATCAAGAGACCAG gcacGATCCGTAAGGCTCAGAACCTTCTGAAACAGTACTCTCAGCATGGTCTAGATGGGAAAAAGGGGGCCTCTAACCTCATTCCTATGGAAG GTCATGAGCATGATTTACGAGTTAAACACCTTTCCGATACCCTGAGCGACAAGCATGGGCCGGCTGCTG GGAGGGATGACGTCTTCGATATCGAGATTGATGCGTACATTCACTGCGTTAGTGCCTTTGTCAAACTAGCCCAGAGCGAATACCAGCTCCTGACAGAAATCGTCCCGGAGCACCACCAGAAGAAGACCTTTGATTCTCTCATCCAG GAGTCATTAGATAACTTGATCATGGAGGGGGATAATATTGTCTCAGCTGCCCGGAAAGCCATCATCCGACACGACTATTCAGCTGTGCTCACCATCTTCCCCATCCTTAAGCATCTTAAGCAGATGAAGCCAGAATTTGACCAGGTCTTGCAG GGAACTGCAGCAGGCACTAAGAACAAACTGCCAGGGTTGATCACTTCCATGGAGACCACTGGTGCGAAGGCACTGGAAGAGTTTGCAGACAACATTAAG AATGATCCAGACAAGGAATATAACATGCCAAAAGATGGGACAGTTCATGAACTCACCAGCAAC GCCATCCTTTTCCTACAGCAATTGTTGGATTTCCAGGAGACGGCGGGTGCCATGCTGGCATCGCAAG TTCTTGGGGACACATACAATATTCCTTTAGATCCCAGAG AGACCAGCTCTTCAGCTAGCAGTTACAGTTCAGAGTTCAGCAGGCGGCTGCTGAGCACCTACATCT GCAAAGTGCTGGGCAACTTGCAGCTTAACCTTCTTAGTAAATCCAAGGTTTATGAAGACCCGGCTTTGAGTGCCATATTTCTGCACAACAACTACAACTACATTCTGAAATCTCTGGAAAA gtCTGAGCTGATCCAGTTGGTAGCCGTGACACAGAAGACAGCTGAGAGGTCTTACCGGGAGCTCATTGAACAGCAGATCCAGACCTACCAGCGCAG CTGGTTGAAGGTGATAGATTACATCTTGGAGAGAAACCTGCCCGTCTTTCAACCAGGAGTGAAG CTCAAGGATAAGGAGAGGCAGATGATAAAGGAGCGCTTTAAG GGTTTTAATGATGGGCTGGAGGAGCTATGTAAGATCCAGAAGGCCTGGGCAATCCCAGACATGGAGCAACGGGACAAAATCCGCCAGGCACAGAAAACCATTGTGAAAGAGACTTATGGTGCCTTCTTGAACAG ATACGGCAACGTGCCCTTCACCAAGAACCCTGAGAAGTACATCAAATACCAGGTTGACCAGGTGGGGGAGATGATCGAGAAGCTGTTTGACACATCAGCATAA
- the EXOC7 gene encoding exocyst complex component 7 isoform X6: MIPTEEVSARRREIEDKLKQEEETLSFIKESLEKSDQLTKNMVSILSSFESRLMKLENSIIPVHKQTENLQRLQENVEKTLSCLDHVISYYHVAKDTEKIIKEGPTGRLEEYLNCMDKIQKAVEYFQDNNPDSPELNRVKSLFERGKESLESEFRSLMTRHTKPVPPILILDLISGDDEMETQEEMSLEHLPESVLHDIIRISGWLVENGRNQDFMTVYFQIRSVQLDRSIKGLKDHFRKNSSSTGVPYSPAIQNKRKDTPTKKPIKRPVLIPGTIRKAQNLLKQYSQHGLDGKKGASNLIPMEGRDDVFDIEIDAYIHCVSAFVKLAQSEYQLLTEIVPEHHQKKTFDSLIQESLDNLIMEGDNIVSAARKAIIRHDYSAVLTIFPILKHLKQMKPEFDQVLQGTAAGTKNKLPGLITSMETTGAKALEEFADNIKNDPDKEYNMPKDGTVHELTSNAILFLQQLLDFQETAGAMLASQETSSSASSYSSEFSRRLLSTYICKVLGNLQLNLLSKSKVYEDPALSAIFLHNNYNYILKSLEKSELIQLVAVTQKTAERSYRELIEQQIQTYQRSWLKVIDYILERNLPVFQPGVKLKDKERQMIKERFKGFNDGLEELCKIQKAWAIPDMEQRDKIRQAQKTIVKETYGAFLNRYGNVPFTKNPEKYIKYQVDQVGEMIEKLFDTSA, encoded by the exons ATGATCCCCACCGAGGAGGTGTCGGCCCGCAGGAGGGAGATCGAGGACAAGCTTAAGCAG GAAGAAGAAACTCTGTCCTTTATCAAAGAGAGCCTTGAGAAGAGTGATCAGCTTACAAAGAACATG GTTTCTATCCTCTCCTCCTTTGAAAGTCGTTTGATGAAGCTGGAGAACTCGATCATCCCTGTCCATAAACAGACAGAGAACCTGCAGCGCTTGCAGGAGAATGTGGAGAAGACCCTGTCCTGCTTGGATCATGTCATCAGTTACTACCATGTGGCTAAGGACACAGAGAAGATCATAAAGGAAGG cccCACTGGGAGGCTGGAGGAATACTTGAATTGCATGGACAAAATCCAGAAGGCAGTGGAGTACTTCCAGGACAACAATCCAGACAGCCCGGAGCTGAACCGTGTG AAATCCCTCTTTGAGAGGGGCAAGGAGTCCCTGGAATCAGAGTTCCGCAGCTTGATGACCCGACACACCAAGCCGGTCCCACCCATCCTCATCCTGGACCTGATCAGTGGGGACGATGAAATGGAGACGCAGGAGGAGATGTCTCTGGAGCACCTCCCAGAGAGCGTCCTGCATGATATCATCCGCATTTCTGGCTGGCTGGTGGAAAACGGCAGGAATCAAG ATTTCATGACTGTTTACTTCCAAATCCGCTCTGTCCAGCTCGACCGCTCCATCAAGGGGCTGAAAGACCATTTCCGTAAGAACAGTTCCTCCACGGGGGTGCCGTATTCCCCTGCCATTCAGAACAAAAGGAAGGACACCCCCACCAAAAAGCCAATCAAGAGACCAG TCCTCATCCCAG gcacGATCCGTAAGGCTCAGAACCTTCTGAAACAGTACTCTCAGCATGGTCTAGATGGGAAAAAGGGGGCCTCTAACCTCATTCCTATGGAAG GGAGGGATGACGTCTTCGATATCGAGATTGATGCGTACATTCACTGCGTTAGTGCCTTTGTCAAACTAGCCCAGAGCGAATACCAGCTCCTGACAGAAATCGTCCCGGAGCACCACCAGAAGAAGACCTTTGATTCTCTCATCCAG GAGTCATTAGATAACTTGATCATGGAGGGGGATAATATTGTCTCAGCTGCCCGGAAAGCCATCATCCGACACGACTATTCAGCTGTGCTCACCATCTTCCCCATCCTTAAGCATCTTAAGCAGATGAAGCCAGAATTTGACCAGGTCTTGCAG GGAACTGCAGCAGGCACTAAGAACAAACTGCCAGGGTTGATCACTTCCATGGAGACCACTGGTGCGAAGGCACTGGAAGAGTTTGCAGACAACATTAAG AATGATCCAGACAAGGAATATAACATGCCAAAAGATGGGACAGTTCATGAACTCACCAGCAAC GCCATCCTTTTCCTACAGCAATTGTTGGATTTCCAGGAGACGGCGGGTGCCATGCTGGCATCGCAAG AGACCAGCTCTTCAGCTAGCAGTTACAGTTCAGAGTTCAGCAGGCGGCTGCTGAGCACCTACATCT GCAAAGTGCTGGGCAACTTGCAGCTTAACCTTCTTAGTAAATCCAAGGTTTATGAAGACCCGGCTTTGAGTGCCATATTTCTGCACAACAACTACAACTACATTCTGAAATCTCTGGAAAA gtCTGAGCTGATCCAGTTGGTAGCCGTGACACAGAAGACAGCTGAGAGGTCTTACCGGGAGCTCATTGAACAGCAGATCCAGACCTACCAGCGCAG CTGGTTGAAGGTGATAGATTACATCTTGGAGAGAAACCTGCCCGTCTTTCAACCAGGAGTGAAG CTCAAGGATAAGGAGAGGCAGATGATAAAGGAGCGCTTTAAG GGTTTTAATGATGGGCTGGAGGAGCTATGTAAGATCCAGAAGGCCTGGGCAATCCCAGACATGGAGCAACGGGACAAAATCCGCCAGGCACAGAAAACCATTGTGAAAGAGACTTATGGTGCCTTCTTGAACAG ATACGGCAACGTGCCCTTCACCAAGAACCCTGAGAAGTACATCAAATACCAGGTTGACCAGGTGGGGGAGATGATCGAGAAGCTGTTTGACACATCAGCATAA